In Longimicrobiaceae bacterium, the following are encoded in one genomic region:
- a CDS encoding biotin/lipoyl-binding protein, whose amino-acid sequence MQTQLYPSRFGEDSVESLLAEHSRAGYVIYTLIVASLLAALAALPAVRVDVSVQSAGIIRPVTGKHEVRARTSGVVESVLVRENAAVAKDQPILVLRTGGIEEEAALLAGQVDEKRRALHDLELLATPGRAAPAGLATARYRQAYAQMRNDLRESALKQDRAAREAQRAHLLGARGLAPGAEVEDRDFQLAQARAEGAL is encoded by the coding sequence ATGCAGACCCAGCTCTACCCCTCGCGCTTCGGCGAAGACTCGGTGGAGAGCCTGCTCGCGGAGCACTCCCGCGCGGGCTACGTCATCTACACGCTGATCGTGGCGTCGCTGCTGGCCGCGCTGGCGGCGCTGCCCGCGGTGCGCGTGGACGTGTCGGTGCAGAGCGCGGGCATCATCCGCCCGGTCACCGGCAAGCACGAGGTGCGCGCCCGCACGTCGGGCGTGGTGGAGAGCGTGCTGGTGCGCGAGAACGCGGCGGTGGCGAAGGACCAGCCCATCCTGGTGCTGCGGACGGGGGGGATCGAGGAGGAGGCCGCGCTGCTGGCGGGGCAGGTGGACGAGAAGCGGCGGGCGCTGCACGACCTGGAGCTGCTTGCCACGCCGGGCAGGGCCGCGCCCGCCGGGCTGGCGACCGCGCGCTACCGCCAGGCATACGCGCAGATGCGCAACGACCTGCGCGAGAGCGCGCTCAAGCAGGACCGCGCCGCCCGCGAGGCCCAGCGCGCGCACCTGCTGGGCGCCCGCGGACTGGCTCCCGGCGCCGAGGTGGAGGACCGGGACTTCCAGCTCGCCCAGGCACGGGCCGAGGGCGCGCT
- a CDS encoding histidine kinase, producing MLLLAWSGLQVLSFSGDFDGARMRGGAVAHPPLTLLLALVPAGVVTFAVALAVRLARRTPAGTRGWAVHLAVHAACAAALAVALLGIRLAARATLASPTPALAAARDADEASGFALLFLVAAGLAHAVVYAGRFRRKEAMELRLQASLSRAELERTSAELRMLKMQLNPHFLFNSLHAVAALIGDAPEAAERLVVRLSELL from the coding sequence ATGCTCCTGCTTGCCTGGTCCGGCTTGCAGGTGCTGTCGTTCTCGGGGGACTTCGACGGCGCCCGGATGCGGGGCGGGGCCGTGGCGCACCCGCCGCTCACCCTGCTCCTCGCGCTCGTTCCCGCCGGGGTGGTCACGTTCGCCGTCGCGCTCGCCGTTCGCCTGGCCCGGCGCACACCGGCGGGCACGCGCGGCTGGGCGGTGCACCTGGCCGTCCACGCGGCATGCGCGGCGGCGCTGGCTGTGGCTCTCCTGGGCATCCGCCTCGCCGCCCGCGCGACGCTCGCCAGCCCCACGCCCGCGCTGGCCGCCGCGAGGGACGCGGACGAGGCGTCCGGCTTCGCCTTGCTGTTCCTGGTCGCCGCCGGGCTGGCGCACGCCGTGGTGTACGCCGGCCGCTTCCGCCGCAAGGAGGCGATGGAGCTGCGCCTGCAAGCCAGCCTGTCGCGCGCGGAGCTGGAGCGCACGTCGGCCGAGCTGCGGATGCTGAAGATGCAGCTCAACCCGCACTTCCTCTTCAACTCCCTGCACGCCGTCGCCGCGCTGATCGGCGACGCCCCGGAAGCCGCCGAGCGCCTCGTGGTGCGGCTGAGCGAGCTTCT